Proteins encoded in a region of the Apostichopus japonicus isolate 1M-3 chromosome 19, ASM3797524v1, whole genome shotgun sequence genome:
- the LOC139960416 gene encoding uncharacterized protein, with protein MSLRTSILLLAAIVVVSEAQRATVPNLRAECYVGRWYQMYTNEWTNLFSNLPNPTCVTADYGAINATYISVFNSNFALEDQEYESISGYAFIPDIEDPGKLKVYLEGVPVLGNYWIFKLGPIYEGFYDYSLITENVDRQLFVLARDPERFRELYEAEILEYLRLTGFTGATKAPQEVPHTPACIYSPLPDQ; from the exons ATGTCTCTCCGAACATCAATCCTGTTATTAGCAGCCATCGTGGTAGTGAGTGAGGCACAGAGGGCTACAGTGCCGAACCTCAGAGCAGAATGCTATGTTGGGAGATGGTACCAG ATGTACACAAACGAATGGACGAATTTATTCTCGAATCTTCCAAATCCAACGTGTGTCACCGCAGACT ACGGCGCAATTAACGCCACTTACATATCCGTATTTAATTCTAATTTCGCTCTTGAGGACCAAGAATATGAGTCCATCAGCGGGTACGCATTCATTCCTGACATCGAGGACCCCGGCAAACTTAAGGTGTATTTAGAGGGCGTCCCAGTTCTTGGTAATT ATTGGATTTTCAAACTCGGACCTATTTATGAGGGTTTCTATGACTACAGTTTAATTACCGAAAATGTCGACCGTCAGCTTTTTGTTTTGGCGAGAGATCCCGAACGTTTCAGAGAGTTATATGAAGCAGAAATTTTGGAATATCTTCGTTTAACCGGTTTTACTGGTGCAACCAAAGCACCCCAAGAAGTACCACACACACCTGCATGTATCTATTCTCCACTTCCTgaccaataa
- the LOC139960410 gene encoding uncharacterized protein: protein MEKTRIFSLVLVLVGLCQTALSSTNLDEENYRGGNKELIAQKMITAAAKLKDIRTYCREDGYPDSDRLDDIADQLDSELSHLLDQISLYSSKGGLLGGLLVASSFIPSPLSPALFYYGGYLSFYSGVGHISNVVLKSIRDDIDEEELKDILFRIRKLHHNIEVYKVARKGIDSLPAAAKLLMEGELILSEEESQKIIRRLYNIEKIMPSILKREKIGLEDIVELCTEIYEILDHFDALTIVRQTWQEVKRQIYELKRDSKNAVGSFKGHKSATSSKLKSALGGTLQILGSNSKSMGLWSNVFSGTLSVLSIVYEPDNIFSMKGHIRNKEALVRELRAIARNVRQICAGLDSCTN from the exons ATGGAGAAAACAAGGATATTCAGCTTGGTCCTTGTTTTGGTCGGGCTCTGCCAGACGGCCTTATCGTCCACTAATCTGGATGAAGA AAACTACAGAGGAGGAAACAAGGAATTGATCGCTCAGAAGATGATCACTGCCGCAGCAAAGTTGAAG GATATTCGAACATATTGCCGAGAAGATGGTTACCCGGATAGTGATCGTCTGGACGACATAGCAGACCAATTAGATTCAGAACTCTCTCACTTATTAGACCAGATCAGTTTATATTCGTCCAAAGGAGGTTTGCTAGGCGGCCTGTTAGTCGCCTCTTCGTTCATCCCGTCACCTCTGAGTCCTGCCCTCTTCTACTACGGTGGTTACTTGTCTTTTTATTCTGGAGTTGGGCACATCAGTAACGTAGTTTTGAAAAGCATAAGAGATGACATAGATGAGGAAGAATTGAAGGACATCCTCTTCCGAATTCGTAAATTGCATCACAACATCGAAGTTTATAAGGTAGCACGTAAAGGCATCGACAGTCTACCTGCAGCAGCAAAGTTACTCATGGAGGGCGAATTGATTCTCAGCGAAGAAGAGTCACAGAAGATCATTCGCAGACTTTACAATATTGAAAAGATTATGCCATCGATTTTGAAACGCGAAAAAATAGGCCTAGAGGACATTGTGGAACTATGCACCGAAATATACGAGATCCTTGATCATTTCGACGCTCTTACCATTGTTCGACAAACTTGGCAAGAAGTGAAACGGCAGATTTATGAACTGAAAAGGGATTCAAAGAATGCTGTTGGATCATTCAAAGGGCACAAAAGTGCCACCAGTTCAAAATTAAAGAGCGCTCTCGGCGGTACTTTGCAGATTCTGGGCTCAAATTCAAAG AGTATGGGACTATGGTCGAATGTCTTCAGTGGAACATTAAGCGTGTTGAGTATTGTTTATGAGCCAGATAACATCTTCTCCATGAAAGGACACATCAGAAATAAGGAGGCCTTGGTACGTGAACTTCGAGCTATTGCGAGAAACGTAAGACAAATTTGTGCTGGGTTAGACTCTTGTACAAACTAA
- the LOC139960414 gene encoding uncharacterized protein: protein MEKTRILSLVLVLVGLCQTALSSTNLDEENYNGGRNELIAQEMITVAAKFKDIRIYCLEGRHPERKRLREMADQLQMELVYSHRPLSLFWSLGGLLSSLLVAFSSIPSPFSPAFFYYSGYFTRLGHIRDDIDEKEVKGILFRIVKFHHNIEVYKVARKGLDSLPVAAELLMNGEMLLSEEESQKILLRLHNIEKIVPSKLDLEDIVELCINIYEIIDHFDALTIVRETWQEVKGQIYELKKGSKNAVGPFIRNKSALGSELNSALGGACQSLDSNSKSTELWLNIFSGTLSVLNIYYEADNIDSMEDHIRNAQDLIHEFRDIANNAGKLCDGFEFYSNNRKVNTPYP from the exons ATGGAGAAAACAAGGATACTCAGCTTGGTTCTTGTTTTGGTCGGGCTCTGCCAGACGGCCTTATCGTCCACTAATCTGGATGAAGA GAACTACAATGGAGGGCGCAATGAATTGATCGCTCAGGAGATGATCACTGTTGCAGCAAAGTTTAAG GATATTCGAATATATTGCCTAGAAGGCAGACACCCGGAAAGAAAACGGCTTCGCGAAATGGCAGACCAATTACAAATGGAACTCGTTTACTCACACAGACCGCTCAGTTTATTTTGGTCTCTAGGAGGTTTGCTTAGCAGTCTGTTAGTCGCCTTTTCGTCCATCCCGTCACCTTTCAGTCCTGCTTTCTTTTACTACAGTGGTTACTTTACTCGACTTGGACACATAAGAGATGACATAGATGAGAAAGAAGTGAAGGGCATCCTCTTCCGAATTGTTAAATTCCATCACAACATCGAAGTTTATAAGGTAGCACGTAAAGGCCTCGACAGTCTACCTGTAGCAGCAGAGTTACTGATGAACGGCGAAATGCTTCTCAGCGAGGAAGAGTCACAGAAGATCCTTCTCAGACTGCACAATATTGAAAAGATTGTGCCATCGAAACTAGACCTAGAGGACATTGTGGAACTATGCATCAATATATACGAGATCATTGATCATTTCGACGCACTTACCATTGTTCGAGAAACTTGGCAGGAAGTTAAAGGGCAGATTTATGAACTGAAAAAGGGTTCAAAGAATGCTGTTGGGCCATTCATAAGGAACAAAAGTGCCCTCGGGTCAGAATTAAACAGCGCTCTCGGTGGTGCCTGTCAGAGTCTTGACTCAAATTCAAAG AGTACGGAACTATGGTTGAATATCTTCAGTGGAACATTAAGCGTGTTGAATATCTATTATGAGGCAGATAACATCGATTCCATGGAAGACCACATAAGAAATGCTCAGGACTTGATTCATGAATTTCGAGATATTGCGAACAACGCAGGAAAACTTTGTGATGGGTTCGAATTTTATTCAAACAATCGCAAGGTTAATACACCTTATCCTTAA